One window of Alkalispirochaeta americana genomic DNA carries:
- a CDS encoding phosphatidate cytidylyltransferase, translating to MTQNTIFRLLVFFIGIPLLAASALLLPQAGLPAFAFLAIAASALGARETARFFPEQTCSYRHSWLVIPLMGALVPGAGYSAHWLPGDCSPSFAVVGVIILGLSLVMAIQVFRSHHGDFSGIIPSITTHTFVLLYPGLFLWHALRLTELPHPSHLVVLFLLCTYLNDSAAWFFGRLLGKITTPAGAAPPVAISPNKSVAGFVGGFCTTPAVVVVAGLVFPEILPGSIFAHIAFGAIIGVATILGDLVESAMKRSAEIKDSGQLIPGRGGLLDSIDSPIFAAPFFYYGYVLFFLVP from the coding sequence ATGACACAAAACACAATTTTTCGACTTCTGGTTTTCTTTATCGGCATCCCCCTTCTGGCAGCAAGTGCGTTGCTCCTGCCCCAGGCGGGTCTCCCTGCCTTTGCTTTTCTTGCAATCGCGGCATCCGCTCTGGGAGCACGCGAAACTGCACGATTTTTCCCGGAACAGACCTGTTCCTATCGCCACAGCTGGCTGGTGATCCCTCTCATGGGAGCCCTCGTCCCTGGTGCGGGCTATAGTGCTCACTGGCTTCCCGGCGACTGCTCGCCCTCTTTTGCCGTGGTGGGCGTGATCATTCTGGGACTCTCCCTGGTTATGGCCATCCAGGTTTTTCGGAGCCATCACGGGGATTTCTCTGGAATCATCCCCTCGATAACTACCCACACCTTTGTACTCCTCTATCCCGGGCTTTTTCTCTGGCACGCTCTTCGTCTGACAGAGTTGCCCCACCCTTCGCATCTGGTGGTTCTCTTTCTGCTCTGCACCTACCTGAACGATAGCGCGGCCTGGTTCTTTGGCAGACTTCTGGGAAAGATCACCACCCCTGCCGGGGCTGCCCCTCCGGTGGCGATCAGCCCCAATAAATCGGTGGCAGGATTCGTGGGAGGGTTTTGCACCACCCCCGCCGTTGTAGTTGTGGCAGGCCTGGTGTTCCCGGAGATTCTTCCCGGGTCCATTTTTGCCCATATCGCCTTCGGTGCCATCATTGGCGTAGCCACTATCCTGGGCGATCTTGTAGAATCTGCCATGAAACGCTCCGCCGAGATCAAGGATTCAGGACAGCTCATCCCAGGTCGCGGAGGACTCCTTGATTCGATTGACTCTCCCATCTTTGCAGCGCCATTTTTCTACTATGGCTATGTGCTATTCTTTCTGGTCCCCTAG
- a CDS encoding Maf family protein, which translates to MNLSLPEHLCITLASASPRRQELLRRMGIEPLVCPSQADEASCGPDTIHPDTPPDQICRQIALERTRLKAAAVAPLPPSHLALAADTTVDAGGMLLDKPHSIDEARTMLQNLSGITHRVHTAIILYQDPTDPESWMEEVVTSKVTFAPLSRADLEWYFTSEEWRDVAGGYRIQGRAAAFVSHLEGSYDAVMGLPIHQVYSTIKRFFTNFRDESRVIQAKES; encoded by the coding sequence ATGAATCTTTCACTTCCTGAACATCTCTGCATAACCCTGGCCAGCGCAAGCCCCCGGAGGCAAGAGTTGCTGCGCCGCATGGGGATAGAGCCCCTGGTGTGCCCCTCCCAGGCCGACGAAGCCTCCTGCGGGCCCGATACCATTCACCCCGACACCCCTCCCGATCAGATCTGCCGGCAGATAGCGCTCGAACGGACCCGGCTGAAAGCAGCCGCCGTGGCCCCTCTCCCCCCATCGCATCTTGCCCTGGCCGCCGATACCACGGTCGATGCAGGAGGAATGCTTTTGGACAAACCCCATAGCATCGACGAGGCCCGGACGATGCTGCAAAACCTCTCGGGAATCACTCACCGCGTTCATACGGCAATAATCCTCTACCAGGACCCGACAGATCCCGAAAGCTGGATGGAGGAGGTTGTCACAAGCAAGGTAACCTTTGCGCCCCTTTCCCGGGCTGATCTGGAGTGGTACTTCACCAGCGAGGAATGGCGCGATGTTGCCGGCGGATACCGAATTCAGGGCCGTGCCGCTGCTTTTGTCAGCCATCTGGAAGGAAGCTACGATGCCGTGATGGGCTTGCCAATACACCAGGTATATTCTACTATCAAACGATTTTTTACCAATTTTCGGGACGAATCCCGGGTAATTCAGGCTAAAGAATCATAA
- a CDS encoding tetratricopeptide repeat protein has translation MVMKYSRDNRRDKLIDQGIEVLADALLDLAGSSDEADDLIERLIASPKENTQRFKEKISDLKRFSCSIDWRGAAGFARELGMLLQDLKAGVEDPLTGTEMAASFFEADSAIFEICDDSNGHIGDIFRFDAKDLFVDYASRCADKDKVVEIILKVNKNDDYGIRNILIDCARECLPEDAIRQMISTLQQRADKENEEHDRRHHLILIESLARQIKDAKLFEQTRIASWGKLSTAAFIDIARVYLESGDVEAAHSWLKKVSEEETFQAYEREKILLEIYERQGDSEKLTEILYRKFKSFHSTDTLQALLDVIGHDRRDEVITAEVTQILKNETLSTSDAGFLIEIGKIKEAEEYLMERAGQLDGNFYGSLIPLAENMESEERHLAASLIYRSLLVSILDRGYTKSYPHGVRYLKKLNKMAKYVDDWKNFNRHVEFKKQIMQNHARKHSFWSKYEEKK, from the coding sequence ATGGTGATGAAATACTCAAGGGATAACCGCAGGGACAAATTGATTGATCAGGGGATTGAAGTTCTTGCCGACGCACTCCTGGATCTTGCCGGCAGTTCTGATGAAGCTGATGATTTAATAGAACGACTGATCGCCTCGCCGAAGGAAAACACTCAGCGATTCAAGGAGAAAATATCAGATTTGAAGCGGTTCAGCTGCTCTATCGATTGGCGCGGTGCCGCCGGATTTGCCAGGGAACTTGGAATGCTTCTGCAGGATTTAAAAGCCGGTGTGGAGGATCCACTTACCGGTACGGAAATGGCTGCCTCTTTCTTTGAGGCTGACAGTGCCATCTTTGAAATATGCGATGATTCCAATGGGCATATCGGTGATATTTTCCGCTTTGATGCCAAAGATCTTTTTGTTGATTATGCCTCACGTTGTGCTGATAAGGATAAAGTTGTCGAAATCATTCTGAAAGTGAATAAAAACGATGATTACGGTATCAGGAACATTTTGATTGACTGCGCCAGAGAATGCTTGCCTGAAGATGCTATCCGACAAATGATTTCCACGCTTCAACAGCGGGCTGATAAAGAAAATGAGGAACATGACAGGCGACATCACCTGATCCTTATTGAATCCCTGGCCAGACAGATCAAAGATGCCAAACTGTTTGAACAGACCCGAATTGCTTCATGGGGCAAGCTCTCCACGGCAGCTTTCATCGATATAGCCCGGGTATATCTGGAAAGCGGAGATGTTGAAGCAGCTCATTCATGGCTTAAAAAGGTCTCGGAGGAGGAAACATTTCAGGCATATGAGCGGGAAAAAATTCTGCTGGAAATTTATGAGAGGCAGGGCGACTCAGAAAAACTGACAGAAATTCTTTACAGGAAATTCAAATCCTTCCATTCCACGGATACCCTGCAGGCTCTTCTTGATGTGATTGGTCATGACAGAAGGGACGAGGTCATTACCGCCGAGGTGACACAAATCCTAAAAAACGAGACCCTTTCCACATCGGATGCCGGGTTTCTGATCGAAATCGGAAAAATCAAGGAAGCCGAGGAATACCTCATGGAGCGAGCCGGACAGCTTGACGGGAACTTTTACGGAAGTCTGATCCCCTTGGCAGAAAACATGGAATCAGAAGAACGACATCTTGCGGCCAGCCTCATTTACCGGAGTTTGCTGGTATCTATTCTGGATCGGGGCTATACTAAATCCTATCCCCATGGTGTCAGATATCTAAAGAAGTTGAACAAGATGGCAAAATATGTTGACGACTGGAAGAATTTCAATCGCCATGTCGAGTTTAAAAAGCAGATTATGCAGAACCATGCCCGCAAACACAGCTTTTGGTCGAAATATGAGGAGAAGAAATGA
- the frr gene encoding ribosome recycling factor, whose translation MEAIITDAQERMKKSVAALEEELAGLRTGRASAAMFDKVRVQYYGTPTPLNQVASVSVPEPRLVVIQPWDKGALGDIEKAIYASELSLNPSNDGKVIRISIPPMTEERRKEVVKLAKNAAEQGRVAVRNIRRDANDELKKLEKNSEISEDDLKRGEEKIQKLTDQRIEEINTVLAAKETEILEI comes from the coding sequence ATGGAAGCAATTATCACGGATGCACAAGAGCGAATGAAGAAAAGCGTCGCCGCCCTGGAAGAGGAGCTGGCAGGATTGCGCACCGGCCGGGCCTCCGCCGCGATGTTTGACAAGGTCCGGGTTCAGTACTACGGGACGCCTACGCCACTGAATCAGGTAGCCAGCGTGAGCGTCCCCGAACCCCGGCTGGTGGTCATCCAACCCTGGGATAAGGGTGCCCTGGGCGACATTGAAAAGGCGATCTACGCATCGGAACTGTCCCTGAACCCCAGCAACGACGGAAAAGTAATCCGTATCAGCATCCCCCCCATGACAGAAGAGCGGCGCAAAGAGGTGGTAAAACTCGCCAAAAACGCTGCAGAACAAGGCCGGGTAGCGGTACGGAACATCCGCCGGGATGCCAACGACGAGCTCAAAAAGCTGGAGAAAAACAGCGAGATCAGCGAGGATGATCTGAAGCGCGGCGAGGAAAAAATCCAGAAGCTGACCGATCAGCGCATCGAAGAGATCAATACGGTGCTGGCAGCCAAGGAGACTGAGATCCTGGAGATCTGA
- the rpsB gene encoding 30S ribosomal protein S2: protein MAVVTMKNLLESGVHFGHQTKRWDPRMKKFIFAERNGIHIIDLQKTIVAIKDAYEMIRQTVLEGKSVLFVGTKKQAQQAIEAEATACGMYYVNNRWLGGMLTNFSTIKKSLLRLKKLEKMEVDGTFDSLTKKEISRLNKERQKLEKNLGGIKEMKELPGAIFIIDTRSEAIAIAEAKRMGIPIVAVVDTNCDPTDIDYPIPGNDDAIRAITLFTQIISKAVIEADNEIGLEVIENLQDDETEDDFTSPSAAKPGSDDAEKIRLAEAVGSSEDSDKGFTTEDYSDYEPGNDPELPADETTPEEAVAKEAGLDEETLYQS, encoded by the coding sequence GTGGCCGTAGTTACGATGAAAAATTTGTTGGAGTCCGGTGTACATTTTGGGCACCAGACCAAGCGCTGGGATCCCCGGATGAAGAAGTTTATCTTCGCCGAGCGGAATGGAATTCACATCATCGACCTTCAAAAGACGATTGTGGCGATCAAGGATGCCTACGAGATGATCCGCCAGACCGTGCTTGAAGGCAAGAGCGTGCTCTTTGTGGGCACCAAGAAGCAGGCACAGCAGGCCATTGAGGCCGAAGCAACAGCCTGTGGCATGTACTACGTAAACAACCGCTGGCTGGGCGGCATGCTTACCAACTTCTCCACCATCAAAAAGTCCTTGCTCCGGCTCAAAAAGCTGGAAAAGATGGAAGTGGATGGAACCTTTGACAGCCTTACCAAGAAAGAGATTTCCCGCCTGAACAAAGAGCGACAGAAGCTCGAGAAAAACCTGGGCGGAATCAAAGAGATGAAAGAGCTCCCGGGAGCGATCTTCATCATAGACACACGAAGCGAAGCGATCGCTATTGCCGAGGCAAAACGCATGGGGATTCCCATCGTTGCTGTGGTGGACACCAACTGCGATCCCACCGATATCGACTACCCGATCCCCGGAAACGACGACGCCATTCGGGCAATCACCCTCTTTACCCAGATTATCTCCAAAGCGGTAATCGAGGCGGACAACGAGATCGGCCTGGAAGTTATCGAAAACCTCCAGGATGATGAGACCGAGGACGATTTCACCTCGCCCTCTGCAGCAAAACCCGGAAGCGATGACGCAGAAAAGATTCGCCTGGCCGAGGCGGTCGGTTCCTCGGAAGACTCCGATAAGGGCTTTACCACGGAGGACTACTCCGACTACGAACCCGGAAACGATCCGGAGCTTCCCGCCGACGAGACAACGCCCGAGGAAGCCGTTGCAAAAGAAGCCGGCCTTGACGAGGAAACGCTCTACCAGAGCTGA
- a CDS encoding plasmid pRiA4b ORF-3 family protein, with amino-acid sequence MSERNYLLKIQLLDIEPAIWRRFVVPSNITLDRLHDVIQIIMGWTDSHLHEFTIGQKRYTEYPESKEDGLTCGRYHLGNLIKQSGRRFHYLYDFGDSWRHEVVLEKSNYFNPELPTEIVCLEGMRACPPEDVGSVPGYLEFCDAIKDPDHEEHDHYMQWSDGDFDSEKFDCSTVNRELMKYIRWSRNRHTDWDIS; translated from the coding sequence ATGAGCGAAAGAAATTATCTGCTAAAAATACAACTTCTTGATATCGAGCCTGCAATATGGCGGCGTTTTGTTGTGCCGTCAAACATAACTTTGGACCGGCTCCATGATGTTATTCAGATCATTATGGGCTGGACCGACAGTCATCTGCACGAATTCACCATAGGCCAAAAAAGATATACCGAGTATCCGGAATCGAAAGAAGACGGGCTGACATGCGGCAGATATCATCTTGGCAATCTTATAAAACAGAGCGGACGCAGGTTTCACTATCTCTATGACTTCGGGGACAGCTGGAGACATGAAGTGGTTCTTGAGAAAAGCAACTATTTTAATCCGGAATTACCTACAGAGATCGTGTGCCTTGAGGGCATGCGAGCTTGTCCGCCGGAAGATGTCGGCAGCGTCCCCGGCTACCTTGAATTCTGCGACGCGATAAAAGACCCTGATCACGAGGAACATGATCACTATATGCAATGGTCCGACGGCGATTTTGATAGTGAAAAATTTGATTGTAGCACAGTAAATCGGGAGTTGATGAAGTATATCCGCTGGTCAAGGAATAGACATACGGATTGGGATATTTCTTAA
- a CDS encoding TetR/AcrR family transcriptional regulator: MATGTPSSSNGRNRVATEQRLVQATIDLIRDRGFDAVGVNAIAEQAGVSKVLIYRYFGDYSGLLRAVAEELKGFDPDFASSVMERLGENATPGSIMHSTVMALREMISRNEIIKTLLVWELSAKNELTDALCESREKIGLKQTEQFEKFLSSNRPDEEIDLQALLALVTAGVYYLTLRSDTVQVFNGVDIQSDEGWHRIAQVISDLINRPPSD; this comes from the coding sequence ATGGCAACAGGAACACCGTCTTCATCAAACGGACGAAATCGAGTAGCCACGGAGCAACGGCTGGTACAGGCAACGATCGATCTGATCCGCGATCGAGGTTTCGACGCAGTTGGCGTAAACGCTATAGCCGAACAGGCCGGGGTGAGTAAAGTGCTCATCTACCGGTATTTTGGAGACTACTCCGGGCTGCTTCGTGCGGTGGCCGAAGAGCTTAAGGGCTTTGATCCGGACTTTGCATCGTCCGTGATGGAACGCCTTGGAGAGAACGCCACGCCCGGTTCCATCATGCATTCCACCGTGATGGCGCTTCGGGAAATGATCTCGCGCAACGAGATTATCAAGACCCTCCTGGTGTGGGAACTCTCTGCGAAAAATGAGTTAACCGACGCCCTCTGTGAAAGCCGGGAGAAGATCGGTCTGAAACAGACAGAACAGTTCGAGAAATTTCTCTCCTCCAATCGTCCCGATGAAGAAATCGATCTCCAGGCACTCCTCGCCCTTGTTACTGCGGGAGTCTACTACCTGACCCTCCGGTCCGATACCGTGCAAGTCTTCAACGGTGTCGATATACAGAGCGATGAGGGCTGGCATCGTATCGCCCAGGTCATCAGCGACCTTATAAATCGACCTCCCTCGGATTGA
- the rseP gene encoding RIP metalloprotease RseP, producing the protein MINVVVGLFGLGLVVFVHELGHLLVAKKMGIAVEAFSVGWGRKIWSVTRGGTEYRISWLPIGGYCKMQGEHALLKAWQEKSSSITVEKGDFYAARPWQRILVLLAGPAVNFFFAVVVLGIIAMIGYSFFTFPNKIILADDYHPDRQGPAAQAGLQTGDLIVQIDSQRVESFRDIQSLVSRSAQQDLSLKYQREDQEFSTTLVPALNPSTGAGYIGIYPWIEPVISQVIPGSPADMAGLRPGDRILAVEGQEIPHSIALEALLQTRASAPVTAEISRDGEIISLRIVPGHTDEGTPSLGIGYKAMEVSSGTIGPLGGLKTGFDQSLEILHLTLRSISLLFSGIDLNQALMGPARITYMVGEVAAEGFRAGLGAGLFSFFNFLSLISITLFFMNLLPIPALDGGQILLTGVEIITRKPLHPRLVYHYQVAGNIIIVGLMFFAVFNDILFFARS; encoded by the coding sequence ATGATAAATGTTGTTGTGGGCTTGTTTGGACTGGGCCTGGTGGTGTTCGTCCATGAACTTGGACACCTTCTGGTGGCCAAGAAGATGGGAATAGCCGTCGAGGCCTTCAGCGTTGGCTGGGGCCGCAAGATATGGTCTGTCACCCGGGGAGGGACCGAGTACCGAATAAGCTGGCTCCCCATCGGCGGATACTGCAAAATGCAAGGGGAGCACGCCCTCTTGAAGGCATGGCAGGAAAAGAGCTCTTCCATCACCGTTGAAAAGGGCGATTTTTACGCCGCCCGCCCCTGGCAGCGCATACTGGTTCTCCTGGCGGGACCGGCGGTTAACTTTTTCTTTGCCGTAGTCGTTCTGGGGATCATCGCCATGATCGGCTATTCCTTTTTTACCTTTCCCAACAAGATCATTTTGGCCGATGATTACCACCCCGATCGACAAGGCCCTGCAGCCCAGGCAGGTCTTCAGACAGGCGACCTGATTGTTCAGATCGACTCACAAAGGGTCGAATCATTTCGGGATATCCAGTCTCTGGTAAGCCGCTCGGCCCAGCAAGATCTCTCCCTGAAATATCAACGGGAGGATCAGGAGTTCTCCACGACCCTGGTTCCCGCCCTGAACCCCTCCACGGGAGCTGGATATATAGGAATCTATCCCTGGATAGAACCGGTGATTTCCCAGGTGATACCCGGATCCCCCGCTGATATGGCCGGGCTGCGACCGGGTGACAGGATTCTTGCCGTGGAAGGCCAGGAGATACCCCACAGCATCGCCCTGGAAGCACTCCTGCAGACCCGTGCCAGCGCTCCCGTCACGGCCGAGATCAGCCGCGACGGGGAGATCATCAGCCTCAGGATCGTTCCCGGCCATACCGATGAGGGCACACCCTCCCTGGGTATTGGATACAAAGCGATGGAGGTCTCCTCCGGCACGATAGGGCCTCTGGGGGGACTTAAAACAGGCTTCGATCAATCCCTGGAGATCCTTCACCTCACCCTCCGGAGCATCAGCTTGCTCTTCTCCGGAATCGATCTGAACCAGGCCCTCATGGGACCTGCGCGGATCACCTATATGGTAGGAGAGGTTGCCGCTGAAGGGTTTCGGGCAGGACTCGGAGCAGGGTTATTCTCATTCTTTAACTTTCTCAGCCTCATCAGCATAACCCTCTTTTTCATGAACCTCTTGCCCATTCCCGCCCTCGACGGAGGCCAGATTCTCCTGACGGGTGTGGAGATCATCACAAGAAAACCCCTGCATCCCAGACTGGTCTACCACTATCAGGTTGCAGGAAACATCATTATTGTCGGCCTTATGTTTTTCGCTGTCTTTAATGATATTCTTTTCTTTGCCCGGAGCTAA
- the uppS gene encoding polyprenyl diphosphate synthase, with protein sequence MGSGEKPSAAVPRHIGIIMDGNGRWATRRRLRRTRGHTKGIEAAKRIVLEAIEQNIGYLSLYAFSTENWRRTEEEVSFILALVAKNLRSQYSFYRDNNVCVRHSGNLEGLPSQVRDEIHRVTEETRNNTAITVNLAVNYGGRDEIARAANRALQHKLGSCGEPLDEAALLLTEEDIQHHLDLPDLPDPDLIIRTGGHRRISNFLIWESAYAELYFSNRFWPEWTGKDLRKAIHDFGLRKRNFGGTG encoded by the coding sequence ATGGGGAGCGGAGAGAAACCCTCAGCGGCCGTTCCGCGGCACATTGGCATTATCATGGACGGCAACGGACGCTGGGCCACCCGACGAAGACTTCGCCGCACCCGGGGCCATACAAAGGGAATCGAGGCGGCGAAGCGGATCGTTCTGGAAGCGATCGAACAAAACATCGGGTACCTCTCGCTCTACGCATTTTCCACCGAAAACTGGCGTCGCACCGAGGAAGAGGTTTCGTTCATTCTGGCTTTGGTGGCAAAAAATCTGCGCAGCCAGTATTCGTTCTACCGGGACAACAACGTCTGCGTCCGACACAGCGGCAACCTGGAGGGCCTCCCCTCCCAAGTTCGGGATGAGATTCACCGGGTTACCGAAGAGACCCGCAACAACACGGCGATCACCGTAAACCTGGCTGTGAATTACGGCGGGAGGGATGAGATCGCTCGCGCTGCAAACCGGGCGCTGCAACACAAACTGGGCTCCTGCGGAGAGCCCCTGGACGAGGCAGCTCTTCTCCTGACGGAGGAGGATATTCAGCACCATCTGGATCTGCCGGACCTCCCCGATCCTGACTTGATTATCAGAACCGGAGGGCATCGACGTATCAGCAATTTCCTCATTTGGGAAAGTGCCTACGCAGAGCTGTATTTCAGCAATCGTTTCTGGCCCGAGTGGACAGGAAAAGATCTCCGAAAGGCAATTCACGACTTCGGGTTGCGCAAACGAAACTTCGGCGGTACAGGATGA
- the tsf gene encoding translation elongation factor Ts produces MAITAADVKKLRDKTGAGMMDCKNALTEAEGDFAKAERILKELGKAAAAKRSGRATNEGRIFTRTEGNTGLVLELACETDFVARNETFVALGESLAQEILERNLTEADEAIENRIRDAISTIKENMSLRRFSRIEKKDNEIFASYIHGDSGRLGCIVALGAEDPAALERQDVKDFAFDCALHAVAFRPTYLSEDSVDPEYLAEQKEIFMTQAKNMDKPEKVLQGIAQGKLKKHLAEICFLDQGFVKDEKKSVSTVAQELSKTAGTSLSLSGYLVYAVGEEA; encoded by the coding sequence ATGGCAATAACCGCAGCCGACGTAAAAAAGCTCCGTGACAAAACAGGAGCCGGCATGATGGATTGTAAGAATGCACTCACCGAAGCCGAAGGCGACTTCGCAAAGGCCGAGCGCATTCTCAAGGAACTGGGCAAGGCCGCAGCTGCAAAGCGGAGTGGCCGGGCCACCAACGAGGGGCGAATCTTTACCCGCACCGAAGGTAACACCGGTCTGGTACTGGAGCTGGCCTGCGAGACCGACTTCGTTGCCCGCAACGAGACCTTTGTCGCCCTGGGAGAGAGCCTGGCTCAGGAGATCCTCGAACGGAACCTCACCGAAGCCGACGAGGCCATCGAAAACCGTATCAGGGACGCGATCAGCACCATCAAGGAAAACATGAGTCTCCGCCGCTTCAGCCGTATCGAGAAAAAAGATAACGAGATTTTCGCTTCCTACATTCATGGCGATTCCGGCCGACTGGGGTGCATTGTGGCCCTGGGCGCTGAAGACCCGGCTGCCCTGGAGCGTCAGGACGTGAAGGATTTTGCCTTCGACTGCGCCCTTCATGCCGTTGCCTTCCGGCCCACCTATCTCTCGGAAGATTCCGTCGATCCCGAATACCTGGCGGAGCAGAAAGAAATTTTCATGACCCAGGCAAAAAACATGGACAAGCCCGAGAAGGTGCTCCAGGGAATCGCCCAGGGGAAACTCAAGAAGCACCTGGCCGAGATCTGCTTCCTTGATCAGGGTTTTGTAAAGGACGAGAAAAAGAGCGTCTCTACCGTGGCACAGGAGCTCTCCAAAACAGCCGGAACGTCTCTTTCCCTGAGCGGATACCTGGTATACGCTGTGGGAGAAGAGGCCTAA